A window from Solirubrobacterales bacterium encodes these proteins:
- the pyrF gene encoding orotidine-5'-phosphate decarboxylase — MIEASHQPFGDRLAGLVEKRESQLVLGLDPDPAKLWPTQVETDDGATEAVAGATSTESREVSGSSGRSPADVAAGAVSQHCRSVIAAVGAECAGVKLQMACFERLGAPGCRALAETVQAAKQAGLIVIADGKRGDVPVTASAYAQSLFGSTPTPWGDVPGLGADVATVNPLMGGDSLEPLAQSAWQHGAGVFALVRTSNPGAADIEDLKIEQGDGDTVSDRLAALVDRVGAPMVGEAGLSSLGAVVGATEPAHITRLRAAMPHAVFLIPGVGAQGGKVEDLAAAFTAGRASALITVSRALVNAWEQTDSEPISSAQAAAAELRELIWKVSG; from the coding sequence CTGATCGAGGCTTCGCATCAACCCTTTGGCGACCGCCTCGCAGGGCTCGTTGAGAAACGAGAGAGTCAACTCGTCCTCGGTCTCGATCCGGACCCGGCCAAACTTTGGCCGACTCAGGTCGAGACCGATGACGGTGCGACCGAGGCAGTCGCCGGTGCGACGTCCACAGAATCCCGGGAAGTCTCCGGGTCGTCCGGCAGGTCGCCGGCGGATGTCGCAGCAGGCGCGGTTTCCCAGCACTGCAGATCGGTGATCGCGGCCGTCGGCGCAGAGTGCGCCGGCGTGAAACTGCAAATGGCTTGCTTCGAACGGCTCGGCGCGCCCGGATGTCGGGCGCTCGCCGAGACCGTTCAAGCTGCAAAGCAAGCAGGACTGATCGTGATTGCCGATGGCAAACGCGGGGATGTTCCCGTGACGGCTTCCGCATACGCACAGTCCCTGTTCGGAAGCACGCCAACCCCGTGGGGTGACGTGCCCGGGCTCGGCGCGGATGTGGCGACCGTCAACCCGCTGATGGGAGGCGACTCGCTCGAGCCGCTCGCCCAGTCGGCCTGGCAGCACGGCGCTGGAGTGTTTGCGCTCGTGCGAACTTCGAATCCCGGCGCCGCAGACATCGAAGACTTGAAGATCGAGCAGGGCGACGGCGACACGGTCAGTGACCGCCTGGCCGCGCTTGTCGATCGCGTCGGCGCGCCGATGGTCGGCGAAGCGGGACTTTCATCTTTGGGCGCAGTTGTTGGCGCGACCGAGCCCGCTCACATCACCCGCCTGCGCGCAGCGATGCCGCACGCGGTATTTCTGATTCCTGGGGTTGGCGCTCAAGGCGGAAAGGTCGAAGACCTCGCTGCGGCGTTCACCGCGGGTCGCGCTTCGGCGCTGATCACAGTTTCCCGCGCGCTTGTGAACGCGTGGGAGCAGACCGATTCGGAGCCAAT
- a CDS encoding HU family DNA-binding protein has product MFRRWTSYVGRRIKTYPSRGGTVTKQEFITQVKEKTDLTSADAAKAVDAVLDTISETLKRGGEVAFTGFGKFSVSDRSARQGVNPQTGETIQIKASKVPKFSAGAKLKQTVKGG; this is encoded by the coding sequence ATGTTCCGCCGGTGGACGAGTTACGTTGGCCGACGAATCAAAACGTATCCCTCTCGAGGAGGAACTGTGACAAAGCAGGAATTCATCACCCAGGTAAAGGAAAAGACGGACCTGACGTCGGCTGACGCCGCCAAGGCCGTTGACGCAGTACTCGACACGATCTCCGAAACGCTCAAGCGTGGCGGCGAAGTTGCCTTCACCGGCTTCGGCAAGTTCAGCGTGTCTGACCGCAGTGCCCGTCAGGGCGTCAACCCGCAGACCGGCGAGACGATCCAGATCAAGGCCAGCAAGGTGCCGAAGTTCTCGGCCGGTGCAAAGCTCAAGCAGACCGTCAAGGGCGGCTGA